One region of Dehalococcoidia bacterium genomic DNA includes:
- a CDS encoding pyridoxamine 5'-phosphate oxidase family protein: MASLNEDMKALLAGRQVYVGTASAEGKPSIAMKGSSQMMDDEHITFFELAGGRTWQNIQKNPQVAIVVADWGKMKGYRFEGRVVEKITSGPLYDEAKKLAELMKIPVPPKAAVKVKIEEIYNLGKGGMKVS, translated from the coding sequence ATGGCAAGTTTGAACGAAGACATGAAGGCACTTCTGGCGGGGAGGCAGGTATATGTGGGCACTGCCAGCGCGGAAGGTAAACCGAGCATCGCGATGAAGGGCAGCAGCCAGATGATGGACGACGAGCACATCACATTTTTCGAGCTGGCGGGCGGCAGGACCTGGCAGAACATACAGAAGAATCCGCAAGTGGCGATAGTGGTAGCCGACTGGGGCAAGATGAAGGGCTACAGGTTCGAGGGCAGGGTGGTGGAGAAAATCACCTCCGGGCCGCTTTACGATGAAGCGAAGAAGCTGGCGGAGCTTATGAAAATCCCCGTCCCGCCCAAGGCTGCGGTCAAGGTCAAGATAGAGGAGATATACAACCTGGGTAAGGGCGGGATGAAAGTATCCTGA
- a CDS encoding DUF4389 domain-containing protein — translation MSVDYPVSLKIDYPDRKLNRLTSFFRIFTVIPILIVLLLLVGSNFQMGSKEAGTVVSGVGLIMLPLVLMLLFRQKYPKWWYDWNLNLSKFCYRVASYLYLMSDVYPSTDEEQNVQMEMPYPDAASLNRWLPLVKWFLAIPHIIVLCFLWIAALVVIIIAWFAILFTGRFPRGLFDFVLGVMRWGFRVMCYAMIMITDKYPPFALDT, via the coding sequence ATGTCAGTTGATTACCCGGTAAGCCTGAAAATCGATTATCCGGACCGCAAGCTTAACCGCCTCACAAGTTTCTTTCGTATCTTTACAGTCATCCCCATTTTGATCGTACTTCTCCTTCTGGTGGGCAGCAACTTCCAGATGGGCTCCAAGGAAGCCGGAACGGTCGTATCCGGTGTCGGCCTGATCATGCTTCCGCTGGTGCTGATGTTGCTGTTCCGTCAAAAGTATCCCAAATGGTGGTATGATTGGAACCTAAACCTCTCCAAGTTCTGCTACAGGGTGGCGTCCTACCTCTACCTGATGAGCGATGTCTATCCCTCCACCGACGAGGAGCAAAACGTCCAGATGGAGATGCCGTATCCGGATGCCGCGAGCCTTAACCGATGGCTGCCGCTGGTCAAGTGGTTTCTGGCAATACCTCACATTATCGTGTTGTGCTTCCTGTGGATCGCCGCCCTGGTGGTGATTATCATCGCCTGGTTTGCCATCCTCTTCACCGGCAGATTTCCCAGGGGACTCTTCGATTTCGTGCTGGGCGTGATGAGATGGGGCTTCAGGGTAATGTGCTATGCCATGATTATGATCACGGATAAGTACCCGCCGTTCGCCCTGGACACATAA
- a CDS encoding pyruvate formate lyase family protein: protein MAVETAARTERFQRIKKELLGSRVHLCPERAYLVTDFYKHHDAPSQPIIVRRAMATRYILQNKSVRIYPDELIVGNMGSHRISALMQPELSGVYMGNDIPRIDKRKTTPLLMPWRDRLRILFDVIPYWLFRNMPFRAFFPHMGRFFQYAAEQLKATFYLINEAGGIGHFLPNYEKMLGMGVKGYLDSMKSSGDDLSKAAAIVCEGLLSYAGRVADEAGRMAAAEQDSVRRAELEEIAAVCRRVPLNPAQTFQEALQSLWLTHMAVCLESINSAVSFGRMDQFLYPYYRRDLDAGQITAEKARELLLCFSAKAAEHVFLLSESVSQYHGGYLVVQAAIIGGMERGGADATNELTYVMLDMMEESGLRDPNYQARVHGGSPEKYLKRVIDVAKAGNGVPAVFSDEAAIRSLVANGIPLEEARNYAVVGCVELALPGRSFFSTDAALMNMPICLEMSLNRGRLFKGGKRRGAPTPDPAGFTSIRDVVEAYTTQVNHVVGRLVEDIQMVELGNRHYHPTPFSSMLVDGCLESGKDISAGGALFNSSGIQGVGLADVADSLAALDEVVFRRKKYSMAELCAALKHDFRSSPAMQAELAAAPKYGNDNDLPDGYAAEAASIFYRALTRHNNTRGGRYISGFYSVTCHVAFGSLVGALPSGRNARQPFAASLGASNGRDKLGVTALLNSAACIDPCHSPNGYALNLRFDPAVIGGQRGTDTVAALMRGFFEKGGMEVQFNVLDPDMLDDAYRHPGKYPGLVVRVAGYCAYFDDLPAPSKLEIIQRTRLKL from the coding sequence ATGGCAGTCGAAACAGCGGCGCGCACGGAAAGATTCCAGCGCATAAAGAAGGAACTGCTGGGCAGCAGGGTGCACCTTTGCCCTGAGCGGGCCTACCTGGTGACTGACTTTTACAAGCATCACGATGCCCCGTCGCAGCCCATTATAGTGCGCCGCGCCATGGCGACCCGCTACATCCTCCAGAACAAATCGGTACGCATATATCCCGATGAGCTGATCGTGGGGAACATGGGCAGCCACCGCATCTCCGCCCTCATGCAGCCGGAGCTCAGCGGCGTTTACATGGGAAACGACATCCCGCGCATCGATAAACGCAAGACTACGCCCCTGCTGATGCCCTGGAGGGACCGGCTGAGGATCTTGTTCGACGTCATTCCCTATTGGCTTTTCCGCAACATGCCGTTCAGGGCCTTCTTCCCGCATATGGGCAGGTTCTTTCAGTACGCGGCTGAACAGCTCAAAGCCACTTTTTATCTGATCAACGAGGCCGGCGGCATAGGACATTTCCTGCCCAATTACGAGAAGATGCTCGGGATGGGCGTAAAGGGGTACCTGGATTCGATGAAAAGCAGCGGCGACGACCTATCCAAAGCGGCCGCGATAGTCTGCGAGGGCCTGCTGAGCTACGCCGGTCGCGTTGCAGACGAGGCCGGGCGCATGGCCGCCGCTGAACAGGATTCTGTGAGGCGCGCCGAGCTGGAGGAGATAGCAGCCGTCTGCCGCAGGGTGCCGCTTAATCCGGCTCAGACTTTTCAGGAAGCTTTACAGTCCCTGTGGCTCACGCACATGGCCGTCTGCCTTGAGAGCATCAACTCGGCGGTCTCCTTCGGCCGCATGGACCAGTTCCTGTACCCGTATTACCGGCGCGACCTGGACGCGGGACAGATCACAGCGGAGAAGGCCAGAGAGCTGCTGCTTTGCTTCTCGGCCAAGGCGGCAGAGCATGTCTTCCTGCTGTCCGAGAGCGTCAGTCAGTATCACGGGGGCTACCTGGTGGTTCAGGCAGCCATCATCGGCGGCATGGAGCGCGGCGGAGCGGACGCCACCAACGAGTTGACCTACGTAATGCTGGATATGATGGAGGAATCCGGCCTGCGCGATCCCAACTATCAGGCGCGCGTGCACGGCGGCTCCCCTGAAAAATATTTAAAGAGGGTGATCGATGTGGCCAAGGCGGGCAACGGCGTGCCCGCCGTATTCAGCGATGAAGCCGCCATCAGATCGCTGGTCGCCAACGGCATCCCGCTTGAAGAGGCCAGGAACTACGCCGTGGTGGGTTGCGTGGAGCTGGCCCTGCCGGGTAGGAGCTTCTTCTCCACCGATGCCGCCCTGATGAATATGCCGATCTGCCTCGAGATGTCGCTCAACCGCGGCCGCCTGTTCAAGGGCGGCAAAAGGCGGGGCGCGCCCACGCCGGACCCCGCCGGGTTCACATCGATCCGGGATGTCGTGGAAGCCTATACCACACAGGTGAATCATGTAGTTGGCCGTCTGGTGGAGGATATACAGATGGTGGAGCTCGGCAATCGCCATTACCATCCCACACCCTTTTCCTCCATGCTAGTGGACGGATGTCTGGAATCGGGAAAGGACATCAGCGCAGGCGGCGCGCTGTTCAATTCCAGCGGCATCCAGGGTGTGGGTCTGGCCGACGTGGCTGATTCGCTGGCGGCGTTGGATGAGGTGGTCTTTCGCAGGAAGAAATACAGCATGGCAGAACTGTGCGCAGCGCTCAAGCATGATTTCCGCTCAAGCCCGGCAATGCAGGCCGAGCTGGCCGCCGCGCCCAAGTACGGCAACGATAACGATCTGCCCGACGGATATGCCGCGGAGGCGGCCTCTATCTTCTACCGGGCGCTGACGAGGCATAACAATACGCGTGGAGGCAGGTACATCTCCGGATTCTACTCCGTGACCTGCCACGTAGCTTTCGGGTCGCTGGTGGGCGCACTGCCCAGCGGGCGCAATGCCAGGCAGCCTTTCGCCGCCAGCCTGGGCGCGTCCAACGGCAGGGATAAACTGGGAGTTACGGCGCTGCTCAACTCGGCTGCCTGTATCGATCCCTGTCACTCTCCCAACGGCTATGCCCTCAACCTGCGCTTCGATCCGGCGGTCATCGGTGGTCAGCGCGGGACGGATACGGTGGCGGCCCTGATGAGAGGCTTCTTCGAGAAAGGAGGCATGGAGGTGCAGTTCAACGTGCTGGACCCCGATATGCTGGACGATGCCTACAGGCACCCGGGCAAATATCCCGGCCTGGTTGTGAGGGTGGCGGGATACTGCGCCTATTTCGACGACCTGCCCGCGCCTTCCAAGCTGGAGATTATTCAGCGCACGCGCTTGAAATTATAA
- a CDS encoding carboxymuconolactone decarboxylase family protein, translated as MGDNFYGKKDIEKAAKMYTLKPELMQAYLDFDGKVMAEGSLNKKTKELIAVACAHITQCPYCIHGHTKNARKAGASDEEIAEAVFVAVALRAGGSMAHSCISMATLEE; from the coding sequence ATGGGAGATAATTTTTACGGTAAAAAGGATATCGAAAAGGCTGCCAAGATGTATACGCTCAAGCCGGAGCTGATGCAGGCTTACCTGGATTTCGATGGTAAGGTGATGGCGGAAGGCAGCTTGAACAAGAAGACCAAGGAGCTGATCGCGGTGGCCTGCGCGCATATCACTCAGTGCCCTTACTGCATCCATGGTCATACCAAAAACGCCAGGAAGGCCGGAGCCAGCGACGAGGAGATTGCGGAGGCGGTTTTCGTGGCGGTGGCGTTGAGAGCGGGCGGGTCCATGGCGCACAGCTGCATCTCCATGGCGACGCTGGAAGAATAG
- a CDS encoding YraN family protein → MKKQETGKRGEQLARRALEKKGYRILEKNYRCRLGEIDLVARHRDYIVFIEVRSKTGDAFGIPEESVTSAKKQRLLATALDYLGNHNDLPENWRIDFVAVEIDPSGGKPMRVEIIENAVC, encoded by the coding sequence ATGAAAAAACAGGAGACGGGAAAACGGGGTGAGCAGCTCGCCCGCAGGGCGCTGGAGAAGAAAGGATACCGCATCCTTGAAAAGAACTACCGCTGCCGGCTGGGCGAGATCGACCTGGTCGCCCGGCACCGCGACTATATCGTTTTTATAGAGGTGCGCAGCAAGACAGGGGACGCCTTCGGAATACCGGAGGAATCGGTGACCTCAGCTAAAAAACAGCGGCTTCTGGCCACGGCCCTGGACTATCTCGGCAATCACAATGACCTGCCCGAAAACTGGCGCATTGATTTCGTAGCCGTCGAGATCGACCCGTCGGGCGGCAAGCCGATGCGAGTCGAGATCATTGAGAACGCGGTCTGCTGA
- a CDS encoding ribonuclease HII codes for MSGRKRAVSNVPHLREEQELLSSGYRRIAGLDEAGRGALAGPVVAAVVILPPEPHFPWLPRVKDSKLLQEKERQQVFDCMAEYGIEMGIGVVEPDVIDAVNILNATRKAMKLALAALSEPPGYLLIDAVRLRYMTIPQKAIIRGDRTVLSIACASVVAKVTRDRIMLEMDERYPGYEFARHKGYGTREHFECLRRNGASCIHRMTYSPLRDLARLI; via the coding sequence GTGAGCGGCCGCAAGAGGGCGGTTTCCAACGTTCCTCACCTGAGGGAGGAGCAGGAGCTGCTTTCGTCGGGTTACCGCCGCATCGCCGGCCTGGACGAGGCCGGCCGCGGAGCGCTGGCGGGGCCGGTAGTGGCCGCCGTTGTGATATTGCCCCCGGAACCGCACTTCCCCTGGCTGCCGCGTGTCAAAGACAGCAAGCTCCTGCAGGAGAAGGAGCGGCAGCAGGTCTTCGATTGCATGGCTGAGTACGGCATCGAGATGGGCATTGGCGTGGTCGAGCCGGACGTCATCGATGCGGTGAACATACTTAACGCCACCAGAAAGGCCATGAAGCTGGCGCTGGCGGCGTTGTCCGAGCCGCCTGGATATCTGCTGATCGATGCTGTAAGGCTGAGATACATGACCATACCGCAGAAAGCCATTATCCGGGGAGACCGTACCGTGTTGAGCATCGCCTGCGCATCGGTGGTTGCCAAGGTAACGCGCGACCGCATCATGCTGGAGATGGATGAGCGCTACCCCGGCTACGAATTCGCCCGTCACAAGGGCTACGGCACGCGCGAGCACTTCGAATGCCTGCGCCGCAACGGGGCGTCATGCATACATAGGATGACCTACTCTCCACTGCGCGACCTGGCCAGGTTGATATGA
- the tmk gene encoding dTMP kinase, translating to MPEHKGLFITFEGCEGCGKSTQAGLLHDELLRRNIPSALTHEPGGTPLGDRVRKLLKVKRNYDISPQAELLLFNACRAQLVRDVILPALAQGTNVICDRFTGSTLAYQGYGRGLGVETVASINNAATGGLQPDIIFLLDLQPQAGLKRKRNTGDDRFEAEDIAFHHRVRDGYLDLAGRDPSRWIVIEAQQPAAELGKAVLDRVLLLLNKATP from the coding sequence ATGCCCGAGCATAAAGGATTGTTCATCACCTTCGAAGGATGCGAAGGCTGCGGTAAAAGCACCCAGGCCGGGCTTCTTCATGACGAGCTGTTACGCCGCAATATTCCCTCGGCGCTGACGCATGAGCCGGGCGGGACACCGCTGGGTGACAGAGTAAGGAAGCTCCTCAAAGTCAAACGCAATTACGATATCAGCCCTCAGGCCGAGCTCCTGCTTTTCAACGCCTGCCGCGCGCAGCTCGTCAGGGATGTCATCCTTCCTGCGCTCGCTCAGGGCACTAACGTTATCTGCGACCGCTTCACGGGCTCCACCCTGGCCTACCAGGGATACGGACGGGGCCTGGGGGTGGAGACCGTCGCTTCGATCAACAACGCCGCCACGGGCGGACTGCAGCCGGACATCATTTTTTTACTGGATCTGCAGCCGCAGGCGGGGCTGAAACGCAAGCGCAATACAGGCGACGACCGTTTCGAGGCAGAGGACATCGCATTCCACCACAGGGTAAGGGATGGCTATCTCGATCTCGCCGGACGAGACCCGTCACGCTGGATCGTCATAGAAGCACAGCAGCCGGCTGCCGAATTGGGGAAGGCCGTACTTGACCGCGTCCTGCTTCTTCTGAACAAGGCCACCCCCTGA
- a CDS encoding R3H domain-containing nucleic acid-binding protein: MPPHIASDLKQEIGNGDLLEIVMDLGRLPEARFPNREILLGDHEVTEADIQHVTSLIGTFSGDNRAGLTRTLHRISAIRNREGKIVGLTCRVGRAVMGTAKIIQDLVETGNNVLLMGPPGIGKTTILRETARVLADDLKKRVIVVDTSNEIAGDGDIAHPAIGHARRMQVPTPTLQHAVMIEAVENHMPEVIIIDEIGTSLEAEAARTIAERGVQLVGTAHGNSLQNLMMNPTLSDLVGGIQTVTLGDEEARRRHTQKSVLERKAPPTFDIVVEIQERYKVLVHPDVARAVDAVLHGKESRSEVRWLDPDGNVVKEQAATIRETLNKPETVKQGLRVYLFGINRPILEQAAHEKGLDIDITDDLRLSNILITTKNYFRRKPQKLRDAEAQGIPVYAIRGNSLQQLRHCLDSIYTGPRDEVVDTALDEALQAIDEVKNGKKEVTLSPQNSFIRRLQHMLAEKHDVTSSSSGREPGRRVKIVNN; this comes from the coding sequence ATGCCACCCCATATCGCCTCAGATCTCAAGCAAGAGATCGGAAACGGTGACCTGCTGGAAATCGTCATGGACCTCGGCCGGTTGCCTGAAGCACGTTTCCCCAATCGCGAGATATTATTAGGCGATCACGAAGTCACAGAAGCAGATATACAGCATGTCACCAGCCTGATCGGCACCTTCAGCGGCGACAACCGTGCAGGCCTGACGCGCACGCTGCACCGCATCTCGGCCATCAGAAACCGCGAAGGGAAGATCGTCGGTTTAACCTGCCGCGTGGGCCGCGCTGTGATGGGAACGGCCAAAATAATCCAGGACCTGGTCGAGACCGGCAACAATGTCCTTCTGATGGGCCCGCCGGGTATCGGCAAGACAACCATACTGCGTGAGACGGCCCGTGTGCTGGCCGACGATCTGAAGAAACGCGTTATCGTGGTGGATACCTCCAATGAGATCGCCGGGGACGGCGACATAGCGCACCCGGCCATCGGTCACGCCAGGCGCATGCAGGTGCCGACGCCTACGCTCCAGCATGCCGTCATGATCGAGGCTGTGGAGAACCACATGCCCGAGGTCATCATCATCGACGAGATCGGCACCAGCCTTGAGGCTGAGGCGGCCCGCACCATCGCCGAGCGCGGCGTCCAGCTGGTAGGTACCGCCCACGGCAACAGCCTGCAAAATCTTATGATGAACCCCACGCTGTCCGATCTTGTCGGCGGCATACAGACGGTCACACTGGGGGATGAGGAGGCCCGCCGGCGCCACACGCAGAAATCGGTGCTGGAGCGCAAGGCCCCTCCCACCTTTGATATCGTGGTGGAGATACAGGAACGGTACAAGGTGCTGGTCCACCCCGATGTGGCGCGCGCCGTCGACGCTGTCCTGCATGGAAAGGAGAGCCGTTCGGAGGTCAGGTGGCTGGATCCCGACGGCAACGTTGTCAAAGAGCAGGCGGCAACCATACGTGAAACCCTTAATAAACCCGAGACGGTAAAACAGGGGCTGCGAGTCTACCTGTTCGGCATAAACCGGCCCATACTGGAGCAGGCCGCACACGAGAAAGGCCTGGATATCGATATCACGGACGATCTGCGACTATCTAATATACTGATCACGACCAAGAACTACTTCAGGCGCAAGCCGCAGAAATTGAGGGACGCCGAGGCGCAGGGCATACCTGTCTACGCCATAAGAGGCAACAGCCTGCAGCAGTTACGCCACTGCCTGGACAGCATATATACAGGGCCGCGCGACGAGGTTGTAGATACAGCGCTTGACGAGGCATTGCAGGCCATCGACGAAGTTAAAAACGGTAAAAAAGAGGTCACCCTCAGCCCGCAGAACTCGTTCATCCGGCGCCTTCAGCATATGCTGGCCGAAAAGCACGACGTTACATCCAGCAGCTCGGGACGCGAGCCCGGGCGGCGGGTCAAGATAGTAAATAACTGA
- the pdxS gene encoding pyridoxal 5'-phosphate synthase lyase subunit PdxS: MDTGTWKVKTGLAQMLKGGVIMDVVTPEHARIAENAGACAVMALERVPADIRKDGGVARMSDPTVITAIMKAVTIPVMAKCRIGHFVEAQVLEALGVDFIDESEVLTPADESHHVWKHDFKVPFVCGCRDLGEALRRISEGAAMIRTKGEAGTGNIVEAVRHMRSVQSAMRKLQSMSADELPAEAKNMGAPLELVIEVHKTGQLPVVNFAAGGVATPADAALMMQLGAEGVFVGSGIFKSSDPEVRATAIVKAVTHYKDPAIIAEVSRGLGSAMPGLDIKSIPEDSLLATRGW, translated from the coding sequence ATGGATACTGGAACCTGGAAAGTAAAAACCGGCCTCGCCCAGATGCTCAAGGGCGGGGTTATTATGGATGTCGTGACGCCTGAGCACGCCAGGATAGCCGAGAACGCCGGCGCTTGCGCGGTGATGGCGCTGGAGCGCGTGCCGGCCGATATACGCAAGGACGGCGGCGTGGCCAGGATGTCCGACCCCACCGTGATAACCGCCATCATGAAGGCGGTGACCATACCCGTGATGGCGAAATGCCGCATCGGCCACTTCGTGGAGGCCCAGGTGCTTGAGGCGCTGGGCGTCGATTTCATCGACGAGTCGGAGGTGCTGACTCCCGCGGACGAGAGCCATCACGTGTGGAAGCATGATTTTAAAGTGCCATTCGTATGCGGCTGCCGCGACCTGGGCGAAGCCCTGCGCCGGATCTCAGAGGGCGCCGCCATGATACGCACCAAGGGCGAAGCAGGCACAGGCAACATCGTTGAGGCCGTGCGCCACATGCGCTCGGTCCAATCAGCCATGCGCAAGCTGCAATCGATGAGCGCCGACGAGCTGCCGGCCGAGGCCAAGAACATGGGCGCCCCGCTGGAGCTGGTGATCGAGGTGCATAAGACCGGTCAACTGCCGGTGGTCAATTTCGCCGCAGGCGGCGTGGCCACGCCGGCGGATGCCGCACTCATGATGCAACTCGGCGCGGAGGGCGTCTTCGTGGGCTCGGGCATCTTCAAGTCCAGCGACCCCGAGGTGCGCGCCACCGCCATAGTGAAGGCGGTAACCCATTACAAAGACCCGGCCATCATCGCCGAGGTATCGAGGGGTCTCGGCTCAGCCATGCCCGGACTTGATATCAAAAGCATACCCGAAGACAGTTTACTGGCCACCAGAGGTTGGTAA
- a CDS encoding pitrilysin family protein, with the protein MEYEKTTLESGLRVITCRMPHTRSVSLLLFVMTGSCYENDGEAGISHFIEHMCFKGTQKRSSSREISEAIEGVGGILNGGTDRELTSYWCKLASRHLETAVDVITDLMRRPLFREEDIEKERQVIIEEINMSLDSPQQRVGMILDDMMWPGKPLGRDVAGTRETVTSITRDQMIKRVERYYTPSNMLASIAGDFDRDSLLEMLSRAGDGWQSGGQPDYIDSRAGQTSSRTKIEYRETEQVNLTLGLEGLSIFDPDRFVLDLFSMVLGEGMSCRLFTEIREKLGLAYDIHSYVEHFRETGSFVIQAGIDTAQTEKAIRAILEQLSLTRDGISAAELNKAREMAKGRMLLSMENSRTVAGWYGAQQMLTGKIMTIDDVTRIIDEITLEDIRRVVGRLFLTEKLNLAIVGPVKDDGSIANLMTL; encoded by the coding sequence ATGGAATATGAGAAAACCACCCTCGAGAGCGGCCTGAGAGTAATAACCTGCCGCATGCCGCATACCAGGTCGGTATCCCTGCTGTTATTCGTCATGACGGGCAGCTGCTACGAGAATGATGGTGAGGCCGGGATATCGCACTTCATCGAGCACATGTGCTTCAAGGGCACCCAAAAGCGCAGCAGTTCGCGCGAGATCAGCGAAGCCATAGAGGGTGTGGGCGGCATTTTAAACGGCGGCACCGACCGGGAGCTGACCTCGTACTGGTGCAAGCTGGCCAGCCGGCACCTGGAGACGGCAGTCGACGTCATCACAGACCTGATGCGGCGTCCGCTTTTCCGCGAGGAAGACATCGAGAAAGAGCGGCAGGTCATCATCGAAGAGATAAATATGAGCCTGGATTCTCCCCAGCAGCGCGTGGGTATGATATTGGACGATATGATGTGGCCCGGCAAACCGCTGGGGAGGGATGTTGCGGGCACGAGGGAGACGGTCACGTCCATCACGCGGGATCAAATGATCAAGCGTGTTGAAAGGTACTACACGCCGTCCAATATGCTGGCCAGTATAGCAGGCGATTTTGATCGCGACAGCCTGCTGGAAATGCTCAGCCGGGCCGGGGATGGATGGCAATCCGGCGGACAGCCGGATTACATCGACAGCAGAGCCGGTCAGACCTCGTCCCGAACAAAGATAGAGTACCGTGAGACCGAGCAGGTCAACCTGACGCTGGGTCTGGAGGGATTATCCATTTTCGATCCCGACAGGTTTGTATTGGACCTGTTCAGCATGGTATTGGGCGAAGGCATGAGCTGCCGCCTATTCACCGAGATAAGGGAGAAGCTGGGGCTGGCCTATGATATCCACAGCTACGTCGAGCATTTCCGCGAGACAGGCTCTTTTGTTATCCAGGCAGGCATAGATACCGCGCAGACGGAGAAGGCGATCAGGGCGATCCTGGAGCAGTTATCGCTGACCAGGGACGGCATATCGGCTGCCGAACTGAACAAGGCCAGGGAGATGGCCAAAGGACGCATGCTGTTGAGCATGGAGAACAGCCGGACTGTGGCGGGGTGGTACGGCGCGCAGCAGATGTTGACCGGCAAGATAATGACCATAGACGATGTAACCAGGATTATAGATGAGATAACTCTCGAAGATATCAGACGCGTGGTGGGCAGGCTCTTTTTGACCGAGAAATTGAATCTGGCTATCGTGGGTCCGGTCAAAGACGATGGCTCCATAGCTAACTTGATGACGTTATAA